From a single Arthrobacter sp. SLBN-112 genomic region:
- the fusA gene encoding elongation factor G, with amino-acid sequence MAQDVLTDLSKVRNIGIMAHIDAGKTTTTERILFYTGVNHKIGETHDGASTTDWMEQEKERGITITSAAVTCFWENNQINIIDTPGHVDFTVEVERSLRVLDGAVAVFDGKEGVEPQSETVWRQADKYNVPRICFVNKMDKLGADFYFTVDTIISRLGAKPLVMQLPIGAENDFIGVVDLLYMRALVWPGDAKGDVTMGAKYEIREIPADLQEKAEEYRANLVETVAESSEELMDKYLEGEEISIDELKAGIRKMTINSELYPIFCGSAFKNRGVQPMLDAVVDYLPNPLDVPPMVGHDPRDEEKELTRKPSSEEPFSALAFKIAAHPFFGQLTFIRVYSGHVEAGAQVVNSTKGKKERIGKLFQMHANKEMPVEGATAGHIYAAIGLKDTTTGDTLCDSANQIVLESMSFPEPVISVAIEPNTKGDQEKLSTAIQKLSAEDPTFQVSLNEDTGQTIIAGMGELHLDILVDRMRREFKVEANVGKPQVAYRETIKRAVERHDYTHKKQTGGSGQFAKIQIAIEPLDTAEGELYEFENKVTGGRVPREYIPSVDAGIQDALNDGVLAGYPVVGIKATLIDGAYHDVDSSEMAFKIAGRMAFKEAARKANPVLLEPLMDVEVRTPEEYMGEVIGDLNSRRGQMQSMEDAQGVKVIRAHVPLSGMFGYIGDLRSKTQGRAVYSMTFNSYAEVPKAVADEIIQKSRGE; translated from the coding sequence GTGGCACAGGACGTGCTTACCGACCTTAGTAAGGTCCGCAACATCGGCATCATGGCCCACATTGATGCCGGCAAGACCACCACAACCGAGCGCATCCTGTTCTACACGGGTGTGAACCACAAGATCGGCGAAACGCACGACGGCGCGTCGACCACCGACTGGATGGAACAGGAAAAGGAACGCGGCATCACCATCACGTCTGCCGCCGTGACCTGCTTCTGGGAAAACAACCAGATCAACATCATCGACACCCCCGGCCACGTGGACTTCACTGTTGAGGTTGAGCGCTCCCTGCGCGTCCTCGACGGTGCAGTTGCCGTTTTCGATGGCAAGGAAGGCGTTGAGCCGCAGTCTGAGACCGTTTGGCGCCAGGCTGACAAGTACAACGTTCCCCGCATCTGCTTCGTCAACAAGATGGACAAGCTCGGTGCCGACTTCTACTTCACCGTAGACACCATCATCAGCCGCCTGGGCGCCAAGCCGCTGGTCATGCAGCTGCCCATCGGTGCCGAGAACGACTTCATCGGCGTCGTGGACCTGCTCTACATGCGTGCACTGGTGTGGCCCGGCGATGCCAAGGGTGACGTCACCATGGGTGCCAAGTACGAGATCCGCGAGATCCCGGCTGACCTCCAGGAGAAGGCCGAAGAGTACCGCGCGAACCTCGTTGAGACCGTCGCAGAGTCCTCCGAAGAACTCATGGACAAGTACCTTGAGGGCGAAGAGATCTCGATCGACGAGCTCAAGGCCGGCATCCGCAAGATGACGATCAACTCCGAGCTGTACCCGATCTTCTGCGGTTCCGCGTTCAAGAACCGTGGCGTTCAGCCCATGCTCGATGCAGTTGTCGACTACCTGCCGAACCCGCTCGACGTCCCGCCGATGGTCGGTCACGACCCCCGCGACGAAGAGAAGGAACTGACCCGCAAGCCTTCTTCTGAAGAACCCTTCTCCGCACTGGCCTTCAAGATTGCTGCGCACCCGTTCTTCGGCCAGCTCACCTTCATCCGCGTGTACTCCGGTCACGTGGAAGCAGGCGCCCAGGTGGTCAACTCCACCAAGGGCAAGAAGGAGCGCATCGGCAAGCTGTTCCAGATGCACGCCAACAAGGAAATGCCTGTTGAAGGCGCTACCGCAGGCCACATCTACGCAGCCATCGGTCTGAAGGACACCACCACGGGTGACACCCTGTGCGACTCCGCCAACCAGATCGTCCTCGAGTCCATGAGCTTCCCGGAGCCCGTGATCTCGGTTGCCATCGAGCCGAACACCAAGGGTGACCAGGAGAAGCTCTCCACGGCTATCCAGAAGCTCTCCGCTGAGGACCCCACCTTCCAGGTGTCCCTCAACGAAGACACCGGCCAGACCATCATCGCCGGCATGGGCGAGCTCCACCTGGACATCCTGGTGGACCGCATGCGCCGCGAGTTTAAGGTCGAAGCCAACGTTGGCAAGCCGCAGGTTGCTTACCGCGAAACCATCAAGCGGGCTGTGGAGCGTCACGACTACACCCACAAGAAGCAGACCGGTGGTTCGGGTCAGTTCGCAAAGATCCAGATTGCGATCGAGCCGCTGGACACCGCTGAAGGCGAGCTGTACGAGTTTGAGAACAAGGTCACCGGTGGCCGCGTTCCCCGCGAGTACATCCCGTCCGTTGACGCCGGTATCCAGGATGCACTGAACGACGGCGTCCTGGCCGGTTACCCGGTTGTCGGTATCAAGGCCACGCTGATTGACGGCGCGTACCACGATGTCGACTCCTCGGAAATGGCGTTCAAGATTGCCGGCCGGATGGCTTTCAAGGAAGCCGCCCGCAAGGCGAACCCGGTCCTGCTCGAACCCCTGATGGATGTCGAGGTCCGCACCCCTGAGGAATACATGGGTGAAGTGATCGGTGACCTCAACTCCCGCCGTGGCCAGATGCAGTCCATGGAAGATGCACAGGGCGTCAAGGTCATCCGTGCGCACGTTCCGCTGTCCGGCATGTTCGGCTACATCGGTGACCTGCGCTCCAAGACCCAGGGCCGCGCTGTGTACTCCATGACGTTCAACAGCTACGCCGAGGTCCCGAAGGCTGTCGCCGACGAGATCATCCAGAAGTCCCGCGGCGAGTAG
- the rpsL gene encoding 30S ribosomal protein S12, protein MPTINQLVRKGRTPKVKKTKAPALNGSPMRRGVCTRVYTTTPKKPNSALRKVARVRLNGGVEVTAYIPGVGHNLQEHSIVLVRGGRVKDLPGVRYKIVRGALDTQGVKNRKQARSRYGAKMEKK, encoded by the coding sequence GTGCCTACGATTAACCAGCTGGTCCGCAAGGGCCGCACGCCTAAGGTCAAAAAGACCAAGGCTCCCGCGCTGAACGGCAGCCCCATGCGCCGCGGTGTCTGCACCCGCGTCTACACCACCACCCCGAAGAAGCCGAACTCGGCTCTGCGTAAGGTGGCCCGTGTGCGCCTCAACGGCGGCGTGGAAGTTACCGCCTACATCCCCGGTGTTGGCCACAACCTGCAGGAGCACTCCATTGTGCTCGTTCGCGGTGGTCGTGTGAAGGACCTCCCGGGTGTCCGCTACAAGATCGTCCGTGGCGCCCTCGATACCCAGGGTGTGAAGAACCGTAAGCAGGCCCGCAGCCGCTACGGCGCAAAGATGGAGAAGAAGTAA
- the rpsG gene encoding 30S ribosomal protein S7, which produces MPRKGPAPKRPLVSDPVYGSPLVTQLINKVLVDGKKSTAERIVYGALEGARAKSGGDPVAALKKAMDNVKPSLEVRSRRVGGATYQVPVEVKPGRSTALALRWLVGYSKARREKTMTERLQNEILDASNGLGAAVKRREDTHKMAESNKAFAHYRW; this is translated from the coding sequence ATGCCTCGCAAGGGTCCGGCCCCCAAGCGGCCGCTCGTTTCGGATCCGGTATACGGTTCCCCGCTGGTAACCCAGCTCATCAACAAGGTTCTCGTTGACGGCAAGAAGTCCACGGCAGAGCGCATCGTCTATGGTGCACTCGAAGGCGCACGCGCCAAGTCCGGCGGCGACCCCGTTGCAGCCCTGAAGAAGGCCATGGACAACGTCAAGCCTTCGCTTGAGGTCCGCTCCCGCCGCGTCGGTGGCGCCACCTACCAGGTTCCGGTTGAGGTCAAGCCGGGCCGCTCCACCGCACTCGCCCTGCGCTGGCTGGTTGGCTACTCCAAGGCCCGCCGTGAAAAGACCATGACCGAGCGCCTCCAGAACGAAATCCTGGATGCCTCCAACGGTCTCGGTGCCGCTGTGAAGCGTCGCGAAGACACCCACAAGATGGCCGAGTCCAACAAGGCCTTCGCACACTACCGCTGGTAA